One part of the Anopheles coustani chromosome 2, idAnoCousDA_361_x.2, whole genome shotgun sequence genome encodes these proteins:
- the LOC131263420 gene encoding lachesin codes for MLCISVYVISPAAFSEVTVITDPKFSIPIANVTAAVGRDATLTCVVHDLGSYKVAWLRVDTQTILTIQNHVITKNKRIAITYTEKKTWQLRIKDIRETDRGWYMCQINTDPMKSQMGYLDVVVPPDILDYPTSTDMVVREGSNVTLRCAAVGSPAPAIVWRREAGDNISLQDGEQVSSVEGPTFTIPKVNRLHMGAYLCIASNGVPPTVSKRVMLIVHFPPMIWVPNQLVGAVEGQRMTLECHSEAYPKSINYWTREKGDIVPQGGKYEPVLIDNAYKVVMKLSIKVVSQADFGAYKCIAKNSLGETDGTIKLYKLPRSAINSVESTDGKRRTKSRKGSNFHESNDFMDDDMDGSSKRKDLILGGSRNDDSYEISATGLNMATSVPTILHCSVLWIVITPVLMSSILGILSA; via the exons ATGCTCTGCATCTCTGTGTATGTCATATCACCGGCAGCATTCTCAGAAGTTACTG TTATCACGGACCCGAAATTCAGCATACCGATCGCCAACGTAACAGCGGCTGTAGGACGAGACGCAACACTTACGTGCGTTGTTCACGATTTAGGTTCTTATAAG GTGGCATGGCTACGCGTGGACACGCAGACGATTCTCACGATTCAGAACCATGTCATAACGAAGAACAAGCGCATCGCTATCACGTACACCGAGAAGAAAACTTGGCAACTACGAATCAAGGACATCCGTGAAACAGACCGGGGCTGGTACATGTGCCAAATCAATACGGATCCGATGAAGAGCCAGATGGGCTATCTGGATGTAGTAG TGCCGCCGGACATTCTGGACTATCCAACCAGCACCGATATGGTGGTGCGAGAGGGCAGTAACGTGACACTTCGATGTGCTGCCGTCGGTTCACCTGCTCCAGCGATCGTATGGCGGCGCGAGGCGGGCGATAACATATCCCTCCAAGACGGCGAACAAG TGTCATCGGTCGAAGGGCCCACGTTCACCATACCGAAAGTGAACAGACTGCACATGGGTGCATACTTGTGCATCGCTTCCAACGGAGTCCCGCCAACCGTGAGCAAGCGGGTCATGTTGATCGTGCACT TTCCACCAATGATCTGGGTTCCAAACCAGCTGGTCGGTGCCGTCGAAGGTCAGCGGATGACGCTCGAGTGCCACTCGGAGGCATATCCAAAGTCAATTAACTACTGGACCCGGGAGAAGGGTGACATCGTCCCGCAAG GTGGCAAGTACGAGCCGGTGCTGATAGACAACGCCTACAAGGTGGTGATGAAGCTGAGCATCAAGGTTGTGAGCCAGGCCGATTTTGGCGCGTACAAATGTATCGCCAAAAATTCCCTCGGGGAAACCGACGGCACCATCAAACTATACA AGCTACCAAGAAGTGCAATCAACTCGGTGGAATCAACCGATGGCAAGCGACGAA CCAAATCAAGAAAAGGGAGTAATTTTCACGAGAGTAACGACTTCATGGATGATGATATGGATGGATCTAGCAAAAGGAAAG ATTTAATACTCGGTGGCAGCAGAAATGATGACAGCTATGAAATATCTGCAACAGGATTGAATATGGCAACCTCAGTTCCAACGATACTGCACTGCTCCGTTCTGTGGATAGTGATAACGCCTGTTTTGATGAGCTCCATACTCGGAATATTGTCAGCATGA